TCCTTTTACCCGAAAAGACGCTTCCTTTTGTAATGCCTATGGATAGGGACTTTACACCGTCGGGCTTAGAGGTCAGATATACTATATATTATAACCACTTAGCTATTATCAACAGTCTGCCGAGCAAAGGTAAGTTTAGGGAGTGCCCCCGTAGCGGTATTGGGAGCGATAGCTTCCAAATAGCAGGGGGCTGTCCCGTGTCGAAGACAAACCCAACCTTTGCTCTTGAATTTTTCGTCCTTTTGTTTCAAGACAAAAGGACATACATACACTTTATCGTTTTGAAACAAACTTAACACAGTACTTCTGTTTTGCTCCCACTACCAATGCTTATACAAAGACAAGTTGAAATTACTAAACCCCACCTTTAGTTTATGTAAAAACCTGCTGTACTTTTATCCCAAACCACGGCAGGTTTTATACAAAACTACCGCAAGTTTCAAGAGAAACCTGCGGTAGTTTTTTTAAGGCGTATAGATAGGATGGGTTACTTCATTTTTTCAAAGCCTGCTGCCGTCATACTATCTAAGATGCGTTTACCGGGGCGATAGTTTACGCCTACCGATTTAATAAGGCTTTGATTAAAATCTTTCTCCGTAGCTGCTCCGCCACTGCTTAGGGTAGGATAGAGGGTGCCTAACTTTTCTAAACGAACCATATAGCCATTGGCTAAGGCTTCTTGGGCTACATTTTCTAAAGCAACCAATACTCCTTTGATATCCGCCTCACTTAGAGCAGAGAATTTTTCTATTTGTTTTACCATATCGTCTATGGAGAGCTCGCCTGCACTTACAGCTTGGGCATACCATTTTTTAATGCCACCACCTGCTACCCCAGGCTGTGGTTTTTCTACTACTGTGAATTTTATTGCCATAATTCTATTTTTAATGATTGTTGTTCTTTCAAAAAATTGAAATACACAACAAAGGAAAGGGTTAACTATTTTACTAATAATAAGGCTTCTAGCTTCTGTAAACGAGCTTCCAATTCCTTATTTTTATTTTCCAAGGTTTCTATTCTTGTATCTTTAGCTTTCAACTCTTCTTTTTGAGCTTTTAAAGCTTTATCTTGCTCTATACTATGCAGATAAAGTTCTTCTATCTTCTCTACATTGGTAAGTTGAGTTGCCATAATATCTATATAACCTTGCTTTTTGATAGCTTCTGCGGACTGATACCCCGGTAAATGCCCGTTAGTTTTTACAAAATCTTCTACTTGGCTAAGGGTTTTAAAGCTATAATCTGCTTTAATGCTAGAAGTTCCTGTGTAATATTTTTGGAACACATAGTCTGGGAAAAGGGTAGCCCCATTAGTTCCCATAAAAGCTGATGCCTTTACTTTACCTGCAACTTCTAGTTTTTCTACTGGTGTATCTACGCCGACACCTACATTATCCCCAAAACGAACGGTTCCTAAACCTGTATAAATAGCATAGTTTTTAGTAGCTCCTTTATTTACATCATCTATATACAAACCGTACATTTCTCCTATTGTAGCTGTAGCATCATTAACAAAGAAATACCTTGCTCCATATAACTTATCTACGTTAGCTCCTGCATAAGTTCTGTTATAGTTATAAATACCATAATGTAACGGATTTTTGCTGTTTTGACGGAAATAAGATGCTGATCTAATACCATTAGTCCCTGTCTCTACCGTAGCATTTTCTGAAACACTTACCACATTATCTATTCCATACATTACTTTTACCGCGTGAGCAGGAACTACACCGCCAACAGAATTTTGTGAGCTTATAGTATTATTAATACCATAAATATTACCAATAGTTCCATAATTACTTGAATTAGCTATCCTAGCTCCATAAGAAGATGTGATAGTACCGTAGTTTCCAGTAGTAACATCAATTCCTCTTAAAGTCCCCACATTAGCTTGAGTAATATCCACCCTACCATTTAGAGCATTCACTCTTCCCCCTGTTAATCTTTCTATAGTAATATTTGATCTTAAAGCAGCTGTAAACTCACTTCCTTCTATACTAGAAATATTACTGGTTGTAAGATTATCTGCTGTAATTAATCTAAAGCTATTTCCTAAATAACTTTTTTTATTTGTACTTGTGGTATTATTTCTTTCTGCATGCTCATTTTGAAGTAAATATAAATTTGAAGCATATCTATAGGCGCCTGTAGGAGAGCCATTTGTAGAACCTATATGTGATACGGTTGGTAAAACCTTAGAATCAACTATCGTCAAATGTGGTATTTCATTCGTAGGTATCCCCATTCCTCCACTTGTCCATATATCATCAGTTGTATTACCTCCACCTAAATTCGTTAAAAACATACCTGTATTTGTCTTATAGGCTACAGTATCCCCATTAGCATCAGCTGGTTTTAGATAAGTTTCCGTAACTCCATTATTATCTCTCTGAGCCCAAAGTTGGTCGTTAGCTTGGGAGTCACTTAGCCTCACCCATTTTCCTTCAGAAACTGTTTGGTTGGTAGCTCCATTAGGATTAGAGAAATAGTAGAATCCTGGGGCTACATCTACTACTTTACCTTGGGTATTAGCGTCCGAACCTGTTTTCCCTGTAGCGGTGTTATAAACCACTACACCATCAAATCCCGATAATGTTACCTCATCGGTAACCACCTTTAAATCAAACTTAAACTGTGTTAAATCGGTTTTAGGAAAACCTAACAACTTTCCTTTAGAAACATCTGCTTGACCTTGAAAATTACTTGCATCAAGAAAGTAATTGGTATCAAATAAGCTTTTAGAAATTTCTCCATTGGATAGTACTTGGGCTTGAGCTATTGTACAAGTTCCTAATGCTAATGCCAGTATTGTTATTTTTTTCATTTTGTCTGTTTTTTTATGTTAATAAATGACTAGTTTCTACCTCCTATAAGATACCATTTAGCTCCATCAGACCAAACCATTTGAGCTGAACTTGCAGTAATAGATGAGGTTTCTGATGGGAAATCCACCCCATTAGTCCCTGTATAGTTAAGCGTCCCCCCTGTAGAATTTTTAAAGTGAATAATTGCTCCTTTATGTGCACTAGGTGCTGGGAGTTTTAACGCTCCTGCATTAGTTGTAAACTCATAGAAATCAGCTAAACCTATTTCTTTACCAGAAGAAATTCCTCCTTCTTTTGTCCACTCATAACTTGGAGATACCGTTTGCCCCAATCTTGCGGTAAACTCTTTAGTTGTAGAAGCCGCTCCTACTTTTACCC
This Riemerella anatipestifer DNA region includes the following protein-coding sequences:
- a CDS encoding HU family DNA-binding protein, producing the protein MAIKFTVVEKPQPGVAGGGIKKWYAQAVSAGELSIDDMVKQIEKFSALSEADIKGVLVALENVAQEALANGYMVRLEKLGTLYPTLSSGGAATEKDFNQSLIKSVGVNYRPGKRILDSMTAAGFEKMK